The Natrinema caseinilyticum genomic sequence GGCCCGCGAGCGTCAAGATTGCACTCGCCTCCATCTCGATGTTCTTGACGTTCGCCGCTTTGAGATCGTCGATCAGGTCGTCCGAACCGGCGGCCTCGAACCCGTCGAAGCCGGGCCGGCCCTGTCCCGCGTAGAACGAATCGGCGCTCATCGTGACGCCGGTGTGGTAGTCGTAGCCGAGTCGCTCGGCGGCGGCGACCAGCGCGGAGACGACCTCGTAATCCGCCGCGGCCGGGTAGTCCTCGCGGACGTACTCGTCGCTCGTTCCCTCCTGGCGGACCGCGCCGGTCGTAATGACGAGATCGCCGACCGCCATCTCGGGCTGGATCGCCCCGCAGGAGCCGACTCGGACGAAGGTCTCGACGCCGACGCGGGCCAGTTCCTCGAGTGCGATCGCGGCCGACGGACCGCCGATTCCGGTCGAGGTGACCGAGATCGGCGTCCCCTCGTAGCTGCCCGTCGCCGTCCGGTATTCGCGGTGGTGGGCCCGGATCTCGTGGTCGTCCCAGTCGGCG encodes the following:
- a CDS encoding nucleoside phosphorylase, whose amino-acid sequence is MPRDSEDPNADVQYHLEIGPDDVADTVLLPGNPDRLETIVADWDDHEIRAHHREYRTATGSYEGTPISVTSTGIGGPSAAIALEELARVGVETFVRVGSCGAIQPEMAVGDLVITTGAVRQEGTSDEYVREDYPAAADYEVVSALVAAAERLGYDYHTGVTMSADSFYAGQGRPGFDGFEAAGSDDLIDDLKAANVKNIEMEASAILTLAGLYGLRAGAVCTVYANRETGEFRTEGESRAAETATLATHLLARMDAVKREAGVDRWHAGLSLE